From a single Sporosarcina oncorhynchi genomic region:
- a CDS encoding acyl-CoA dehydrogenase family protein yields MNFDLTDEQQMIKKMMREFSDEVVAPGAIERDRTKAFPIEIFKQLSEMGMMGLPFDEKYGGGGADTTSFAIVTEELSRGCASTGITYSAHISLGGAPLNLFGTEEQKQKYLAPICSGESFGAFGLTEPNAGSDAGGTQTTAIEDGDDYIINGSKVYITNASHAKHLALTAITGTENGKKEISAIIVPTNAEGFTVIDNYEKMGLNASNTTELVLDNVRVPKENLLGKQGNGFRQFLVTLDGGRIGIGAMAVGIAQAAYDRALKYSKERKQFGKTLSEFQVTQFKLADMAMKIELARTMVYKAAWLKDQGRSFTKEAAMCKLYASEIAMEVADEAIQIHGGYGYMKEYEVERYMRDAKLLEIGEGTSEVQRMVIARQIGC; encoded by the coding sequence TTGAATTTTGATTTGACAGATGAGCAACAGATGATTAAAAAGATGATGCGGGAGTTTTCTGATGAAGTAGTTGCACCTGGAGCTATTGAACGGGATCGTACGAAAGCGTTCCCAATTGAGATTTTCAAGCAGCTATCAGAAATGGGGATGATGGGCCTGCCGTTCGATGAGAAATATGGCGGCGGAGGAGCAGATACAACGAGTTTTGCTATTGTTACGGAAGAATTGAGCAGGGGATGCGCATCGACAGGAATTACGTACTCAGCACATATTTCGTTAGGTGGAGCACCGTTGAATCTCTTTGGAACGGAAGAACAAAAACAGAAGTATTTAGCACCAATCTGTTCAGGTGAATCATTCGGAGCTTTTGGACTGACTGAACCGAATGCGGGTTCTGATGCTGGGGGCACTCAGACGACCGCTATTGAAGATGGTGACGATTATATTATAAACGGCTCAAAAGTATACATTACAAATGCAAGCCATGCTAAGCACTTGGCGCTTACAGCAATTACAGGGACGGAAAATGGCAAGAAAGAAATCAGTGCAATTATCGTTCCGACGAACGCGGAAGGATTTACAGTTATCGACAATTATGAAAAAATGGGCTTAAATGCTTCCAATACGACAGAACTCGTGCTGGATAATGTCCGCGTTCCGAAAGAGAACCTGTTAGGGAAGCAAGGGAACGGTTTCAGACAGTTCTTGGTCACATTGGATGGTGGACGCATTGGAATCGGTGCAATGGCTGTAGGAATCGCTCAGGCGGCATATGATCGTGCTTTGAAATATTCCAAAGAACGCAAGCAATTTGGCAAAACGTTATCAGAATTCCAAGTAACTCAGTTTAAGTTGGCGGACATGGCCATGAAAATTGAATTGGCTCGAACAATGGTCTATAAAGCCGCTTGGCTGAAAGATCAAGGACGTTCATTCACAAAAGAAGCTGCGATGTGTAAATTGTATGCGTCTGAAATTGCAATGGAAGTTGCAGATGAAGCGATTCAAATCCATGGCGGTTATGGCTATATGAAAGAATATGAAGTCGAACGTTATATGAGAGATGCGAAACTTCTTGAAATCGGAGAAGGAACTTCCGAAGTACAACGTATGGTAATTGCACGTCAAATCGGTTGCTAA
- the rpoD gene encoding RNA polymerase sigma factor RpoD codes for MTKKEQSGEMENEVTLDEVKASLLEAGKKAGELSQDEVAEKLSTFEMEPEQFEEFLDQIEAAGIEMERKEDEEAPAKEETFDLNDLSVPPGVKINDPVRMYLKEIGRVDLLTGDQEVKLAIGIKEGVAAEEQLADMKKPDPKLLELVEKGENAKKRLAEANLRLVVSIAKRYVGRGMLFLDLIQEGNMGLIKAVEKFDHTKGFKFSTYATWWIRQAITRAIADQARTIRIPVHMVETINKLIRVQRQLLQDLGREPSPEEIGEEMELTAEKVREILKIAQEPVSLETPIGEEDDSHLGDFIEDSEAQSPSDHAAYELLKEQLEDVLDTLTDREENVLRLRFGLDDGRTRTLEEVGKVFGVTRERIRQIEAKALRKLRHPSRSKRLKDFLE; via the coding sequence ATGACTAAAAAAGAGCAATCCGGTGAAATGGAAAATGAAGTGACATTAGACGAAGTTAAAGCGAGTCTTTTGGAAGCGGGTAAAAAAGCGGGAGAACTGTCACAAGATGAAGTGGCGGAAAAACTGTCGACTTTTGAGATGGAACCTGAGCAGTTTGAAGAGTTTCTAGACCAGATCGAAGCAGCAGGCATCGAAATGGAGCGGAAAGAAGACGAAGAAGCTCCCGCTAAGGAAGAAACTTTTGACCTTAACGATTTAAGTGTGCCTCCCGGCGTCAAAATAAATGACCCTGTCCGCATGTATTTAAAAGAGATTGGCCGTGTCGATCTTTTGACAGGTGACCAGGAAGTCAAATTGGCTATTGGCATTAAAGAAGGAGTAGCGGCTGAAGAACAGCTTGCAGATATGAAGAAACCCGATCCGAAATTGCTGGAACTTGTGGAAAAAGGCGAAAATGCTAAAAAAAGGCTTGCGGAAGCGAACCTTCGACTTGTTGTGAGCATCGCTAAGCGTTATGTCGGCCGTGGTATGCTGTTCCTAGACTTAATTCAGGAAGGTAATATGGGACTTATTAAAGCCGTTGAGAAGTTTGACCATACAAAAGGTTTCAAATTCAGTACGTATGCAACTTGGTGGATCCGCCAGGCAATCACTCGTGCAATTGCCGACCAGGCACGTACAATTCGAATTCCAGTTCATATGGTGGAAACAATCAATAAACTCATTCGTGTACAACGTCAATTACTTCAGGATTTAGGCCGTGAACCATCACCTGAAGAAATTGGTGAAGAGATGGAATTGACAGCAGAAAAAGTACGCGAAATATTAAAAATTGCCCAAGAACCTGTATCCCTTGAAACACCTATCGGTGAAGAAGACGATTCACATCTAGGAGACTTCATAGAAGACTCAGAAGCGCAGTCGCCTTCCGATCACGCAGCCTATGAACTTTTGAAGGAACAATTAGAAGACGTTTTGGACACACTGACAGACCGCGAAGAAAACGTATTACGCCTTCGTTTTGGCCTGGATGACGGTAGGACAAGAACTCTTGAAGAAGTAGGCAAAGTTTTCGGTGTCACTCGCGAGAGAATTCGTCAAATCGAAGCAAAAGCGCTCCGTAAACTAAGACATCCTTCAAGAAGCAAACGCTTGAAAGACTTTTTAGAATAA
- a CDS encoding glycine--tRNA ligase, translating to MLTMEQIVNVSKQRGFVFPGSDIYGGLANTWDYGPLGVALKNNIKRAWWQKFVQESPYNEGLDAAILMNPKVWEASGHIGNFNDPMIDCKKCKTRHRADKLIEDALDEKGMEVVVDGMPFEKMEELIQEHKIVCPNCGAIDYTGIRQFNLMFKTSQGVTDSSANEIFLRPETAQGIFVNFKNVQRSMRKKMPFGIAQVGKSFRNEITPGNFTFRTREFEQMELEFFCKPGEDMKWYEYWRDFSEKWLHDLGLTAENIRLREHNEDELSHYSKGTVDIEYKFPFGWGELWGIANRTDFDLRRHMEHSGEDFHYQDPVTNEKYVPYCIEPSVGADRVTLAFLCDAFDEEELEGDDKRTVMRFHPALAPIKAAVLPLSKKLAEGADEVYAELRKHFPVQYDDSQSIGRRYRRQDEIGTPFCITYDFDSVEDLQVTVRHRDSMEQIRMPIADVRAYIEKHLTF from the coding sequence ATGTTAACAATGGAACAAATTGTAAATGTATCGAAACAGAGAGGCTTTGTCTTTCCAGGGTCGGATATCTATGGAGGATTGGCGAACACTTGGGATTATGGTCCCCTCGGTGTCGCATTAAAGAACAATATCAAACGTGCCTGGTGGCAAAAATTTGTTCAAGAATCTCCATATAATGAAGGCTTGGACGCTGCTATTTTAATGAACCCGAAAGTCTGGGAAGCATCTGGCCATATCGGGAATTTCAATGATCCAATGATTGATTGCAAGAAATGTAAAACTCGTCACCGTGCCGATAAACTGATTGAGGATGCACTTGACGAAAAAGGGATGGAAGTCGTTGTTGATGGCATGCCTTTTGAAAAGATGGAAGAATTGATCCAAGAACATAAAATTGTCTGTCCTAATTGTGGTGCGATCGATTATACAGGTATCCGCCAATTTAATCTAATGTTCAAAACGTCACAAGGCGTAACAGATTCATCGGCGAACGAAATCTTTTTACGTCCTGAGACAGCACAAGGTATATTTGTGAACTTTAAAAACGTTCAACGATCCATGCGTAAAAAAATGCCATTCGGAATCGCACAAGTCGGAAAAAGTTTCCGGAACGAAATCACTCCAGGGAATTTCACTTTCCGTACACGTGAATTCGAACAGATGGAATTAGAATTCTTCTGCAAACCTGGAGAAGATATGAAGTGGTATGAGTATTGGAGAGATTTCTCCGAAAAGTGGTTGCATGATCTTGGTTTGACAGCAGAAAACATCAGACTTCGTGAACATAACGAAGATGAACTCTCCCACTATTCGAAAGGGACAGTGGACATTGAGTATAAATTCCCGTTTGGATGGGGAGAGTTGTGGGGTATCGCTAACCGAACAGATTTCGATTTGAGACGCCACATGGAACACTCCGGTGAAGATTTCCATTATCAGGATCCTGTCACGAACGAAAAATATGTGCCTTACTGTATCGAACCTTCGGTAGGTGCAGACCGCGTAACATTAGCATTCCTTTGTGATGCTTTTGACGAAGAAGAACTTGAAGGTGATGATAAACGTACAGTTATGCGTTTCCATCCAGCTCTTGCACCGATAAAAGCAGCTGTTCTACCTTTATCGAAAAAGCTCGCTGAAGGAGCAGATGAAGTATATGCGGAACTTCGCAAACACTTCCCTGTTCAGTATGACGATTCACAATCCATCGGACGTCGTTATCGTCGTCAAGATGAAATTGGTACACCTTTCTGCATCACATATGATTTCGATTCAGTAGAAGATCTTCAAGTGACAGTTAGGCATCGTGATTCAATGGAGCAAATCCGCATGCCGATTGCGGATGTCCGTGCTTATATTGAAAAACATCTTACATTCTAA
- the dnaG gene encoding DNA primase, with protein MTKIPEETIEEVRSKTDIVDLIGEYVQLTKRGKNWFGLCPFHGESTPSFSVSEDKQLFHCFGCGASGNAITFVMDIENNPFTEAVSKLADRAGIELGIDLNNSSADSRKLENQSMIEAHKLAANFYSHLLLNTVEGEKALQYLEQRGFSREHIENYGIGWSLDDREVLSQLLQRKKFDMKEMEQAGLCIMKNDGTGYFDRFRGRVMFPLHDDNGNVVAFSGRILSDSKEEAKYLNSPETPIFEKGRLLYNFHHARLNVRKTGKVILFEGFMDTISAERAGIMNSVAVMGTSLSDTHLTKLKRIANQLIICCDGDNAGWEAARRFAILAQQKGLDAQIALLPGKMDPDEYITTYGGEAFAEKVIGNPHSYMSFTMAYYKRSKNLSHENDVLQYIHEVMEELAPKVSPIERDLLLRQLNTETGVSAEALREQLTKTVGKIAKREKTAEPGLQTVPQMDTFRNRKTTSVERAEKFLLCHLLTDVQLFDRVRDEHQELFNREEYATIFVKLAAFYEEHKMPDFHRFAESLEDRELRKIVMEAAMLERDPEYAQQEIHDCIHHLEKHRVTVKIDRMMHESKEAEKMNDYTRALELAREIIQLRKSLSAM; from the coding sequence ATGACAAAGATTCCCGAGGAGACAATTGAGGAAGTCAGATCAAAGACGGATATTGTTGATTTGATAGGTGAATATGTCCAACTAACTAAAAGAGGGAAGAACTGGTTCGGACTATGTCCTTTCCATGGTGAAAGTACACCTTCTTTTTCTGTTTCGGAAGACAAGCAGCTATTTCATTGTTTTGGTTGCGGTGCTAGTGGGAATGCCATTACATTTGTGATGGATATTGAAAATAATCCATTTACGGAAGCAGTATCAAAACTTGCTGATCGCGCTGGAATTGAATTGGGCATCGATCTGAATAACAGTTCCGCAGACAGTCGGAAATTGGAAAACCAATCGATGATCGAAGCCCATAAACTTGCGGCTAATTTTTATAGTCATTTATTACTGAATACGGTAGAGGGGGAAAAGGCATTACAATATTTGGAACAAAGAGGGTTTTCGCGTGAGCATATCGAAAACTATGGTATAGGATGGTCGCTTGATGACCGTGAAGTTCTATCTCAACTTCTGCAAAGAAAAAAATTCGATATGAAGGAGATGGAGCAAGCCGGACTTTGTATCATGAAAAATGATGGGACCGGGTATTTTGATAGGTTTCGGGGACGGGTGATGTTCCCTTTACATGATGACAATGGCAATGTTGTTGCATTCTCTGGAAGGATTTTGTCCGATTCAAAAGAAGAAGCAAAGTATTTAAACAGTCCAGAGACGCCCATTTTTGAAAAGGGTCGTTTGCTCTATAATTTTCATCATGCACGTCTTAATGTGCGTAAAACGGGTAAAGTAATACTATTCGAAGGATTTATGGATACAATTTCGGCTGAAAGAGCAGGTATTATGAATAGTGTCGCGGTTATGGGTACATCCTTGTCTGACACCCATCTGACGAAATTAAAGCGGATAGCTAATCAGCTGATCATTTGTTGCGATGGAGATAATGCGGGTTGGGAAGCGGCAAGAAGATTTGCCATCCTTGCACAGCAGAAAGGCCTAGATGCCCAAATTGCCCTTTTGCCGGGCAAAATGGATCCCGATGAATATATCACGACGTATGGTGGTGAAGCCTTTGCTGAAAAAGTTATCGGCAATCCGCATTCCTATATGTCATTTACCATGGCCTACTATAAGAGATCAAAGAATTTGTCACATGAGAACGATGTGTTGCAATATATCCATGAAGTAATGGAAGAGCTTGCTCCTAAAGTTTCTCCTATTGAAAGGGATCTGTTGCTCCGTCAATTGAATACGGAAACAGGCGTTTCAGCAGAAGCATTACGTGAGCAACTAACCAAGACGGTTGGTAAAATCGCCAAACGCGAGAAAACAGCAGAGCCTGGTTTACAAACTGTTCCACAAATGGACACGTTTCGAAATCGAAAGACGACGAGTGTGGAAAGGGCGGAAAAGTTCTTGCTTTGCCACCTTTTGACAGACGTTCAGCTGTTTGACAGAGTGCGTGATGAGCACCAGGAACTTTTCAATCGGGAAGAATATGCAACGATTTTTGTGAAATTAGCGGCTTTTTATGAAGAACATAAAATGCCGGATTTCCACAGATTCGCAGAATCTCTAGAGGATCGTGAACTTCGAAAGATTGTTATGGAGGCAGCGATGCTGGAAAGAGATCCCGAATATGCGCAACAAGAAATACATGATTGCATCCATCATCTTGAAAAACACCGAGTGACGGTGAAAATTGACAGGATGATGCACGAATCCAAAGAAGCGGAAAAAATGAATGATTATACCCGGGCATTGGAGCTGGCCAGGGAAATCATACAGCTCCGGAAATCATTATCGGCAATGTGA
- a CDS encoding c-type cytochrome: MKNNPVVPYILIFALGLGLIFFMSLYGLDQKKEIAATDEEGNTEETEGGSAAAEDFDPEAFVQGQCISCHGGDLTGAFGPSLVGLTDSEETVHDIIKNGQGGMPAFGDKLADEQIDELTEYLFTLK, encoded by the coding sequence ATGAAAAACAATCCCGTAGTGCCTTATATCCTAATATTTGCGCTTGGATTAGGACTTATTTTCTTCATGTCACTTTACGGTCTCGATCAGAAAAAAGAAATTGCTGCAACGGACGAGGAAGGTAACACTGAAGAAACAGAAGGTGGCTCAGCAGCCGCTGAAGATTTCGATCCTGAAGCCTTCGTTCAAGGTCAATGTATTAGCTGTCATGGTGGTGACCTAACTGGAGCATTCGGTCCAAGCCTAGTTGGTTTGACTGACTCAGAAGAAACGGTTCACGACATCATTAAAAATGGTCAAGGCGGTATGCCTGCATTTGGAGACAAGCTTGCAGATGAGCAAATTGACGAATTGACTGAATATCTCTTTACACTTAAATAA
- a CDS encoding pyruvate, water dikinase regulatory protein encodes MTKLTLFIVSDSVGETADLVAKAAASQFRQDLDTVSMKRFSHVEDESQLKEIAYLAKRQQAIVVYTLVKSSMREKIKDECRLNGLRCVDLLGSLLTEIGETVNEKPYEEPGLVRQLDEDYFKKIEAIEFAVKYDDGRDPRGVLKADIVLVGVSRTSKTPLSQYLAHRRYKVANVPLVPEVEPPEELFQIDPKKCFGLVISPHVLNSIRKERLIALGLKDDANYAQVERIEQELLHFERVVNKIGCKVINVSNRAVEETANLILSELSNS; translated from the coding sequence ATGACGAAATTGACATTGTTCATCGTTTCCGATTCTGTTGGAGAGACAGCCGACCTGGTTGCGAAAGCTGCAGCTAGCCAATTCAGACAGGACTTGGATACGGTATCGATGAAACGTTTTTCTCATGTGGAGGACGAGTCACAACTGAAGGAAATCGCTTATTTGGCCAAACGTCAGCAAGCGATCGTCGTTTATACATTAGTGAAAAGTTCAATGCGTGAAAAGATAAAAGATGAATGCAGGTTGAATGGACTGAGATGTGTCGATTTACTTGGTTCGCTCCTCACTGAGATAGGGGAGACTGTCAACGAAAAACCCTATGAGGAACCGGGACTCGTCCGACAATTAGATGAAGACTATTTTAAGAAAATCGAAGCGATTGAATTTGCAGTTAAATATGATGATGGTCGTGATCCACGAGGCGTGCTGAAAGCGGATATTGTATTAGTAGGTGTATCAAGAACTTCCAAAACGCCACTATCTCAATACTTAGCCCATCGCAGATATAAAGTAGCCAATGTACCCCTTGTACCCGAAGTCGAACCTCCAGAAGAGCTTTTTCAGATTGATCCAAAAAAATGTTTTGGTCTCGTTATCTCGCCACATGTCCTGAATTCCATTAGGAAAGAGAGACTCATAGCGCTTGGTTTGAAAGATGATGCCAATTACGCACAGGTTGAACGTATCGAACAAGAACTGCTGCATTTTGAAAGAGTTGTGAACAAAATAGGATGTAAAGTGATTAATGTATCAAATCGGGCGGTCGAAGAAACCGCGAACTTGATTTTAAGCGAATTGTCGAATTCATAA
- a CDS encoding helix-turn-helix transcriptional regulator, whose amino-acid sequence MELNKRQNEILEIVKLDGPITGEQIAERLSLARATIRPDLAILTMAGFLDARPRVGYFYSGKKPAQSVTDEMIGMKVGDFQSIPVVVSENVTVYDAICQMFLDDVGTLFVVDKSSFLTGVLSRKDLLRTSLGNTELDKIPVHVIMTRMPNITFCKKQDSLIHVAKKMMDKQIDSLPVIVNKGEGLEVVGRITKTNITAAFLSLAEEHDL is encoded by the coding sequence ATGGAATTGAATAAGCGCCAGAATGAAATCCTTGAAATTGTTAAATTGGATGGTCCAATCACTGGTGAACAGATTGCTGAAAGGCTTAGTCTCGCGAGAGCAACAATTAGACCTGATTTGGCGATTCTTACTATGGCAGGATTTCTGGATGCAAGACCTCGTGTCGGCTATTTCTATTCGGGGAAAAAACCGGCGCAGTCGGTAACTGACGAAATGATTGGAATGAAGGTCGGGGATTTTCAATCCATTCCAGTAGTCGTAAGTGAAAATGTTACAGTCTATGATGCTATCTGCCAGATGTTTTTGGACGATGTCGGAACTTTGTTTGTTGTCGATAAATCCTCCTTTTTAACGGGCGTATTATCACGCAAGGATCTATTGCGCACGAGTCTTGGGAACACGGAATTAGATAAGATTCCTGTACATGTCATCATGACAAGGATGCCCAATATAACATTCTGTAAAAAGCAGGATTCTCTTATTCATGTAGCAAAAAAAATGATGGATAAGCAAATTGACTCACTTCCGGTAATCGTCAATAAAGGGGAGGGTCTGGAGGTCGTCGGACGAATAACGAAGACTAACATCACTGCCGCCTTCCTATCATTGGCAGAAGAGCATGATCTCTAA